Proteins from a genomic interval of Hippocampus zosterae strain Florida chromosome 14, ASM2543408v3, whole genome shotgun sequence:
- the xgb gene encoding x globin isoform X1 — MGCAISGLAETADLGEKSTRDAGRRGGGAHPSQNQIDMINESWKVIRDDIAKVGIIVFVRLFETHPECKDVFFLFRDVKDLERLRTSRELRAHGLRVMSFIEKSVARLDQLERLEALAEELGKSHYHYNAPPQYYSYVGAEFIRAVQPILKERWTAELEEAWKTMFQYVTRLMKKGYEDEDRENQAAASPKERGHKRNTAP, encoded by the exons aTGGGCTGTGCAATATCTGGCTTGGCTGAAACTGCAGACTTGGGAGAAAAGAGCACTCGCGATGCTGGGAGAAGGGGAGGAGGAGCGCATCCCAGCCAAAACCAGATTGACATGATCAACGAGTCGTGGAAAGTTATCAGGGACGACATAGCAAAAGTTGGCATCATAGTGTTTGTCAG GCTCTTTGAGACCCACCCCGAATGCAAGGACGTGTTCTTCCTGTTCCGAGATGTCAAGGACCTGGAGAGATTGCGGACCAGCCGCGAACTCAGAGCACACGGACTACG aGTCATGTCTTTTATTGAGAAAAGCGTGGCCAGgttggaccaactggagcgaCTGGAGGCTCTGGCAGAGGAGCTGGGAAAAAGCCATTACCACTACAACGCCCCTCCGCAATATTACAGC TATGTCGGAGCAGAATTCATCAGAGCTGTGCAGCCCATCTTGAAGGAAAGATGGACCGCTGAGCTTGAGGAGGCTTGGAAG ACTATGTTCCAGTACGTGACCCGCCTAATGAAGAAAGGCTACGAAGACGAGGACCGAGAGAACCAGGCGGCAGCCTCCCCCAAGGAAAGAGGACACAAGAGGAACACAGCACCATGA
- the xgb gene encoding x globin isoform X2 translates to MGCAISGLAETADLGEKSTRDAGRRGGGAHPSQNQIDMINESWKVIRDDIAKVGIIVFVRLFETHPECKDVFFLFRDVKDLERLRTSRELRAHGLRVMSFIEKSVARLDQLERLEALAEELGKSHYHYNAPPQYYSTMFQYVTRLMKKGYEDEDRENQAAASPKERGHKRNTAP, encoded by the exons aTGGGCTGTGCAATATCTGGCTTGGCTGAAACTGCAGACTTGGGAGAAAAGAGCACTCGCGATGCTGGGAGAAGGGGAGGAGGAGCGCATCCCAGCCAAAACCAGATTGACATGATCAACGAGTCGTGGAAAGTTATCAGGGACGACATAGCAAAAGTTGGCATCATAGTGTTTGTCAG GCTCTTTGAGACCCACCCCGAATGCAAGGACGTGTTCTTCCTGTTCCGAGATGTCAAGGACCTGGAGAGATTGCGGACCAGCCGCGAACTCAGAGCACACGGACTACG aGTCATGTCTTTTATTGAGAAAAGCGTGGCCAGgttggaccaactggagcgaCTGGAGGCTCTGGCAGAGGAGCTGGGAAAAAGCCATTACCACTACAACGCCCCTCCGCAATATTACAGC ACTATGTTCCAGTACGTGACCCGCCTAATGAAGAAAGGCTACGAAGACGAGGACCGAGAGAACCAGGCGGCAGCCTCCCCCAAGGAAAGAGGACACAAGAGGAACACAGCACCATGA